One region of Triticum aestivum cultivar Chinese Spring chromosome 6B, IWGSC CS RefSeq v2.1, whole genome shotgun sequence genomic DNA includes:
- the LOC123134313 gene encoding expansin-B11 gives MAKSFTLLALLSALVVLSLLVSPIACSRKLPRPAIKAHKNHTASTPSSFAAYGSGGWLAGGATYYGAPNGDGSDGGACGYQSAVGNRPFSSMIAAGNPSLYRDGKGCGACYEVKCTGNQACSGQPATVVITDKCPAGAACLGEAAHFDMSGTSMGAMAKPGMADKLRAGGIIKIQYKRVPCKYPGMNIAFKVDQGSNPYYLEVLIEFEDDDGDLNAVDLMEANCGTWTPMAQNWGALYRLNSNTGKPLRGPFSLRLTSDSGRKLVVNNVIPASWTAGATYRSLVNYP, from the exons ATGGCGAAATCTTTCACCTTATTAGCGCTACTTAGCGCACTGGTTGTGCTCTCACTTCTTGTGAGCCCCATTGCTTGTTCTCGCAAGCTCCCCAGGCCTGCAATCAAGGCCCACAAGAACCACACCGCTTCTACCCCCTCGTCGTTTGCCGCTTATGGCTCCGGCGGCTGGTTAGCCGGCGGCGCGACGTATTACGGCGCCCCCAACGGCGACGGAAGCGACG GTGGCGCGTGTGGCTACCAGAGCGCTGTGGGGAACCGGCCGTTCTCGTCGATGATCGCCGCCGGCAACCCGTCGCTCTACAGAGATGGCAAGGGCTGCGGAGCGTGCTACGAG GTTAAATGCACAGGCAACCAGGCATGCTCCGGCCAGCCGGCGACCGTCGTCATCACCGACAAGTGCCCCGCCGGGGCCGCCTGCCTCGGTGAGGCCGCACACTTCGACATGAGCGGCACCTCCATGGGCGCCATGGCGAAGCCTGGCATGGCCGACAAACTCCGGGCCGGCGGTATCATCAAGATCCAGTACAAGAG GGTGCCATGCAAGTATCCTGGCATGAACATTGCCTTCAAGGTGGACCAGGGCTCCAACCCCTACTACCTGGAGGTCCTGATCGAGTTCGAGGACGACGACGGCGACCTCAACGCCGTGGACCTCATGGAGGCCAACTGCGGCACCTGGACGCCCATGGCGCAGAACTGGGGCGCGCTGTACCGCCTCAACTCCAACACCGGCAAGCCGCTGCGCGGGCCCTTCTCGCTCCGGCTCACCTCCGACTCCGGCAGGAAGCTCGTCGTCAACAACGTCATCCCCGCCAGCTGGACGGCCGGAGCCACCTACCGCTCCTTGGTTAACTACCCCTAA